Genomic DNA from Fusarium keratoplasticum isolate Fu6.1 chromosome 2, whole genome shotgun sequence:
GCTGTGAAACAAGACTTTTGCGCCTTTGAATGGCGTGATTACCAGCCAGTGATTGCCGTTGTTATCCGAACTAGGTTCGTTGTGAGTGGAGCGTGACATGCAGCGGATAAATGCGTATATTGAGTCAAACGTGTCGTGGTGCTTCGACATCTAAACCATGCCCTCCTAGGTAGAGTTGGAATTGTCAGCGCAAGACCATGCAGCTGACCCTCCCGTAGCCTTGTATGAGTCGATAATTCCAACGACCGAGCCGTAGGTTCCGGCAACCATCAAAAAGGTACCGGCGACAATGATGAAGACGCTCCACCCAACCATCAGGTGCCATCGCACCGTACGCTCCTCCTTCCAGTGATCGTACAGCCACATGCAGCCCATGGGCTGGAGTGATAGGAAGGAACCAAAAAGAGCACCAATCAGGGAGACGAGACCGCCGAAAACGGGAATACCACTAGCAACGACGTATGCCACGACAGACACGGAGAGGGTAGAGCCCAGCCACGTGATCCAGTGGATAGTAGTGTTGGCTGTAAGGTGCTTGGATCCTCGCAGGATGCGGATAAAGATGTGCTTGGCAGGCAACTATAACAATTAGTTTGGCTAGAGGTATGTATATGGGCGTCTTACGTGTGAGAGCAGGATAGCAGAACCAAGCAGGCCGGGCAGAGCAATGCCATAGCCAACCTTCTTGATAAGGGGACCAGCCGAGCCAAGAGCAGGCGACGCAACATAGGATCCGCAATAGTAGTAGACAATGGTGCCAACAATGATATACACGACAGTAACCGTGACCTGGCAGACTGTCAGGGAGCGAGTGTACTGGGCAGGATCGCGCATCTCCGAGACGATATTGAAAAACGCAGGAGTTCCGGCGTAGGTAAAGACGAGGGTGGagacggccgagatggcttctgTGAAGCTGGGGTTGTTGAAAAGCTTGTAGTCAGACTTCCATTCGCCAGTGACTTTCGGGGCGGCCGAGGGTTGATCTTGAAGGGCGACGGCAATGGTGACGACAAAGACTGCGTCCATTAGATTGGCTCCATGCTGCTGCAGGAAGAGAGACTAACCGGAGACGATGATGCAAGCTGCACCAACCCACGCCACCCAGCTGATTCGGCCGAGGGTCTGAATGCTAGACACCATAAAGGTGACGACGGCAGCAACGGCCACGAAAACGGCCGTGCAGGCACCGTGGGTCGACAGAGCGTTGAGGGCAACCGAGATACTCAGCATAGCGGAGCCAGAGACGAAAGTAAAATCTAATATGTTAGACTGGAGCAGCTTAGGAGGTGAGGACAACTTACAGAGAGCATACATGGCTCCAAACACTTCGTAGCCAATACGGCCAAACAGCATCCTTCCAACGTCGTCGATGCCGTAGACGTGTCGATGACGCATCTTGAAGACGCCAACAATGTAATCTGACCAGGTGGTGATGCCAGCAATAGTGATaaggaggatgatgcccGGGATCATGCCAAGAGTATCAAAGACAACGGGCATAGACAAGACTCCAAGACCTATTTGGGTCTTCATCATGAGGGCAGTAGTGCCAATCCATCCAACATTTCGATAGTTTGGACCGTCTTCAGTGATGGCACCAAAGACGGCATCGTGCTCGACCACGTtgtcctcgaggacctcgccGGCTCGGGATGGAGTTCGAGGAGCACCCTCGGTGTCATACTCGGGCTTGAAATCCTttgacatgatgggcataaCGATGCAAGAGTTAAGAGATGCAGGCGGAGTGGAGAGGGGATGGGAGGAGTGAGTGTTTGATTTTCAAAACTTGGCAGGATGCTAAACTACTTAAATACTCGTCTAAGACTAGGGAGCTTATCAAGGCACTGCTAGGATCCTCGGTCAACGGGGAAGGAGCCCTGCTGTCCCGTCGATGGGACCATCAACAAGGTGCCAGTCAGACGCTGCAGTTGGAGACGCGGGGGAGGAGCCTCTGGGGAAATGGAGAATCCGGGGTCGTTAGTTCGACTTGTCGTCCGCGGATAACTTCCATTCTCGAAGAGAGACAAGGTCGAGGCTCTAGTCGTGCTAGCTGGGTGCCGGGTCGTCCGCTCCAATCAGCTTGAGTCAATGCAACATCAGCAACTCTTTTTGGAAACAGGAGTGAATTCCGCCCTCCGCTGGTTCGACAGTCTCCAACCATGCCCTGGCGTGCGCCCTTCTCCAATGACTCCAACAAGAACGCCCCCTTTACAGGGTTCCCCGGAATTCAAGTCTCGTTCGGTGAGGCTCTGGTCAGGACATGTTCCTGATAGTGACACTTCTCCAAGGGAAGTCTACAGCGGCCGGCGTCATCATCCCCACACGTCTTCCCCTCAGGGGTCGCCATTCCGGGCTATCTCGGCCGTGCACCTCATAAATAGGCCTGTGCTCGGGGAAAGCCTTCCCCATACATTGCCCGCACCACTTTGCTATCGCTGCGGAGACTGTCTCGGCATGCCCGCGACTGTTGGCAAAGGGCAAGTCTCATCTCGCCTACTCGAAACATGCTGATATACCTATCTGGCCTGACTTTTTTGCCCTGTTTCTCTCCAGTGACAGGGACAATATCGTCACTATCGTGGCGAAAACGCATCCCCGGCGACTAGTTATGACGCCGAATACACTTTTTTCCTGAACTGGGGTCAAAGTTTATACCGCAAGTCATTCTGTTATCGATGGGTTTTACTAATAGAAATAGACTGACAACCGAAGAAGGAAGCTTGAGGGAGACGGCTGAGTGTTATGCCCAAGAGCCTCGGTTAAGGTGTCCACTGAACAAGCATAGAAACTACCAAAGACTTCAACATCCTGGCAAGGATGTCCGCCTCGGGCTTCCATCACGCCTTTCCCCCGATCGTCGTTCCAATCCTTCCTCAACGACTTCTATGAACTCGACAGCGACGATTTGGCTGTCGGTACGATGCCggcaatggcttcatcgcTGTCTGTGTCAACATGGCCATCCATCTGCCCTGGCTTGCTAGTCAACGTGCCAAGAACGACGACGTAGCCTCCCTATCCGACATCGGCGAGGCTCAACACCTAAGCCATATCCACAAACCAACAATAGTCATCATAAACTGCTCTTCTGGGCGCCTTGCAACCAGGCGGTGTTGGGGGCACCAAAACGTCCCGACAGACTGTGTTCGGCCGCAATAATTCCCCAGCCCTTCCAAGGTTCCACCCACTGATAACTATACGACTAAAGAGACATGTGTGATGTAGCGTGCtgctggtggaggtggaggccTCGGAGGTACCTACCTACGTCAATGAGGCTCGATGAGGGCCTGGGAGACTGAGCAACCCAACAGAAATAACACAGCAGTGACACAACTAAAACTTATCAGCGGCACATCCGAGCCAGGGAACTAAAACACCGGGATATAAGAACGGCTATCCGAATTATAAAGCATGCGGTGTATGCTTTCTCAGATATTGCAGGCGAAAAGGGCGTCAAGGGCGGGCCTCAACGTCGTTAGACATTGTCGAGTTCTGCCCTTTCGAGGAGGCGTCAGACTGGACCAGGAACAGAATCGCGACGTTTCCCAACTACAGCGTGGTCCGTGGCGTTACCCATCGTATAGATGTGCCGGACGTCGAGTTGTGCATCAGGTCAAGGACGGCCATCATGCTCGACTAGACTTAAGCAGTATTATACAGTTACCGTACACGCAAAGCCCAAGAGGGCATCAGGAACTCGAATAAATCGTCATGGCCGTTATAAACCTCTATCCATGCAATCATAACAGAACAGGGCAGTGTAGGCTATCAGATGGATAGCCCTGATGCGACGTCAAAACAAAACCGCCCTCTTCCTTTCTCCCGCGCCCTTTTCCGTCCGAACCTGTATGTATCCCAAAGGACCAAT
This window encodes:
- a CDS encoding Aa-trans domain-containing protein, which gives rise to MSKDFKPEYDTEGAPRTPSRAGEVLEDNVVEHDAVFGAITEDGPNYRNVGWIGTTALMMKTQIGLGVLSMPVVFDTLGMIPGIILLITIAGITTWSDYIVGVFKMRHRHVYGIDDVGRMLFGRIGYEVFGAMYALYFTFVSGSAMLSISVALNALSTHGACTAVFVAVAAVVTFMVSSIQTLGRISWVAWVGAACIIVSVFVVTIAVALQDQPSAAPKVTGEWKSDYKLFNNPSFTEAISAVSTLVFTYAGTPAFFNIVSEMRDPAQYTRSLTVCQVTVTVVYIIVGTIVYYYCGSYVASPALGSAGPLIKKVGYGIALPGLLGSAILLSHLPAKHIFIRILRGSKHLTANTTIHWITWLGSTLSVSVVAYVVASGIPVFGGLVSLIGALFGSFLSLQPMGCMWLYDHWKEERTVRWHLMVGWSVFIIVAGTFLMVAGTYGSVVGIIDSYKATGGSAAWSCADNSNST